In Balaenoptera musculus isolate JJ_BM4_2016_0621 chromosome 19, mBalMus1.pri.v3, whole genome shotgun sequence, one genomic interval encodes:
- the LOC118884914 gene encoding LOW QUALITY PROTEIN: capZ-interacting protein-like (The sequence of the model RefSeq protein was modified relative to this genomic sequence to represent the inferred CDS: inserted 2 bases in 2 codons; deleted 1 base in 1 codon) — protein MEERPAETNTSVDDSAAPSVAQLAERFREQAATAKETPASKPTRRKLPCSLSLFLPRVELGQNGEEKSPPNANHPPKVKVKSSPLIETLQASLAFDPAALLPGASPKSPGLKAMVSPFHSQLSTPSSPGVWSQASEPEEVPVSFDQPPEGSHLPSYSKVQTRGSIKRCPPSRRFRRPQSDCGDLGELRAVESSQEDGAKEENGDEVFPAKSKTLGSPPLRRTPSRTEKQEEKGRAXGVAQQHETAMGNSEEGASQRPAQASSLEAEDGCGSPTEEKPEERTEEPTEVKERVASEEEEPGQRSQDTEGLEEGAVGEETPPQPXPGGGEGDHSPEQGTGKEKQDEGAVLKPGCDPGTGHAQPDTSSEVPKTEDNTPVQGTKR, from the exons ATGGAGGAAAGGCCGGCAGAGACCAACACCAGTGTGGACGACTCGGCGGCCCCCTCGGTGGCCCAGCTGGCCGAGCGATTCAGGGAGCAGGCAGCCACTGCAAAGGAGACACCAGCCAGTAAACCAACAAGAAGGAAGctgccctgctccctctctctgttcctcCCCAGGGTAGAACTGGGCCAGAATGGTGAAGAGAAGTCACCGCCCAATGCAAACCACCCTCCTAAAGTCAAGGTGAAGAGCTCGCCTCTGATCGAGACGCTCCAGGCCAGTTTAGCCTTTGATCCAGCGGCCCTGCTGCCTGGGGCCTCACCCAAGAGTCCCGGACTCAAGGCCATGGTATCACCATTTCACAGCCAGCTTTCTACCCCCAGCAGCCCTGGCGTGTGGTCTCAGGCCAGCGAGCCAGAGGAGGTGCCCGTCAGCTTTGACCAGCCTCCTGAAGGCAGTCATCTGCCCTCTTACAGTAAGGTGCAGACGAGGGGCTCCATAAAAAGGTGCCCTCCCTCCAGGCGATTCAGAAGGCCCCAGTCGGACTGTGGGGACCTGGGGGAGCTCAGGGCCGTGGAGTCCTCCCAGGAGGATGGTGCCAAGGAAGAGAATGGGGACGAGGTGTTCCCAGCCAAGAGCAAGACTCTAGGATCCCCTCCTCTGAGGAGGACGCCCAGCAGGacagagaagcaggaggagaagggaaggg TCGGGGTAGCCCAGCAGCACGAAACGGCCATGGGGAACTCCGAGGAGGGGGCCAGCCAGCGTCCAGCCCAAGCCTCCAGCCTAGAGGCAGAGGATGGGTGTGGGAGCCCCACAGAGGAGAAACCGGAAGAGCGGACGGAAGAGCCTACAGAGGTGAAGGAGAGGGTGGCCAGTGAAGAGGAGGAGCCCGGACAGAGGAGCCAAGACACAGAGGGGCTGGAAGAGGGAGCTGTGGGGGAGGAGACCCCCCCACAGC atcctggaggaggggagggcgaCCACAGTCCTGAGCAGGGGACCGGCAAGGAAAAGCAAGAT GAGGGGGCCGTCCTCAAGCCAGGCTGTGACCCTGGCACTGGCCATGCCCAGCCGGACACTAGCAGTGAGGTCCCCAAGACAGAGGATAACACCCCTGTCCAGGGCACTAAAAGGTGA